The Microbacterium phyllosphaerae region GATCCTCGCGCTCTGCCTGCTCATCGCGGGTGGCGCCCTCGTCGCGGTGCGGCGTCGCCGGCAGGTTCAGGACTGACCCGAAGCGGCCTGAGCGGAAGTCCCCCGGTCGACACCGACCGGGGGACTTGCGTGTGCCGTGGATGCTTTCGCAGCCGTAATATCGGTGTATGCAGACCTCCGCCGACGAGGCCCCCGACCGTCGCGGAGCGCCGAGCACCAGGGCGTACCTCCAGGTCGCGGCGTTCTCGGCCGTCCAGGCCGTGATCGTGATCGCGATCGCACCGATCACCCCGCACATCGCCGCGTGGTTCCCGCCGGCGTACGCGCTTGTCGCCGGGGTGCAGACCCTGATGATCTTCGCGGCTCGGAGGTTCACCGGCATCGGCTGGGGAGCGACGCTGGCGGCCGGTCTGACCGCGCTCGTCTGCGGCCCCTTCACAGCGATCGGGTGGCTTCTGGCCGTGCCGCTCATGGCGGCGGGCGCTCTGTTCGACATCGCCCTGACGGTGGCGCGACGCCGGGCATGGAGTGAGCGCAAGGATGCTGTCGTCGTGGGACTGGTCGTCGGCACCGCCCTGTTCGTCGTCTCCCTGCCCGTGATGTCTCTCGACCATCTCGGCCCTGTCGTCGTCGCCCTGACGCTGCTCGCGCGGATCGTCGCATCCTGGGCCGGCGCATTCCTCTCCGCACGTCTGGTCGCGCGTCTCGAACGCGTGGGAGTCTCGCGCACCGCGCCGGCGCCCGCACAGACGCGGTGACGTAGCGGGTCCACGACGCCGCGCGAGCACCCCCTCGTGGACGACGCAGTACTGGAATATCGGCACTGTATTCCGGTAATCGCGTAATCATCCGGCCTTTCTCTGATCTCTTAGATGAGTCGCGACTGGGAGCGACTCGAAATCGGACTGGGGATGACGATGACCGGGGAGAACATTGCCGTGCGCGCGCACGGAACGACGATCGGCCGAGGAACGGCGATCGGCGGAGAGAAGAAGGCGCTTCGGGGGCGAGTCGTCTCGATCATCGTGGGGATGGTCGTGGCGGTCGTGGGGATGCTCGGGGCCGCGTCGCCGGCTGCGGCAGCACCCACGGTGACCTACCCCGGAGCCATCAGCGCCGTGGCGCTCGAGAATCAGCACGGCGACGGGCCGCTGGGGCAGTGGCAGACCGTGCGGATCACCGGTGAGTGGGCGGTTCCTGCGGGAGCTCAGGCGGGTGAGACCTTCGGTATGACACTGCCGGACGAGTTCAGCAGACAGGCGGCGGGGGTCTTCACGATCACCGATCCGGTGACCGGCGAGATCATGGCGAACTGCACGGTCGCTGCCGGACAGGGTCCTGATCTGGTGTGCACTCTGACCGATGCCGTCAACGGCAAGGAGGACGTCCGCGGATCGTTCTGGATGCAGGCGACCGCCTCGCAGAGCACCACGTCCGAGACGGTCTCGTTCGACCTCGGCGACACCATCGAGATCGTCGACCTTCCGGGCGACGGCGGCGTCGTCCCGGTGAACCCCGCGGAAGAGGAGCAGCCCTACAAGTACGGCGATGCGACGGCGACCGATGGGCTGCTCAAGTGGGTCGTGGGGATCCCGAGCGGCTTCGTCCACGACGGAACCTTCACGATCGCGGACACCCTCGACGCAGGACTCACGGGGCACCACTACACCGGTGACGTGCGTCTCAGCCAGCGTGCGGTCGCGAACGGGGTGCTGGTCGGCGACTGGACGGTCGTCGACCCCGCGAAGTACCAGATGACCGTCGCAGACGACGGCGGCTCATTCGACTTCGCGGCATCAGGTCTGCCGGCCGGTGGCTTCGCTTACGAGCTCCTGTACTACACGCAGGCCGACGGTCCGGTGGTGAAGGGCGAGGTGTTCGGCAATCACGCGATCGTCGACACGGTGGAGACGTCTGCGACCCACACGGTCACCGAATCCGGCGGAGGAGACGGCAGCGGAGTCGTCTACACGACCTTCGGGATCTCGAAGACGCTCACGGGGGCGCAGGCCGACGCGGCGCGCACCGCGACCTACACCGTGAAGTACTCCATCAAGGGAGCGGATGCTCCGGCGAAGACCATGGTCGTCCCGGTCGGGCAGGCGGTGGTGAGTGATCGTGCGCCCCTCGGATCGACCTTCGTGATCGAGGAGATCGACCTTCCCGTCATTTCGGGCGTGACCTGGGGTGCCTGGAGCATCTCCGGCGACGGGGTGGTCGATGCGGGGAACGGCACCTACGAGGTGACACCCGGATCCGCTGCGGGGGTGACTCTCACGCTCACGAACGTCGCCAACCCGACTCCTGTCGTGAAGCCCACTCCGGCGCCGACACCCGCGAACGTTCCGACGCCGACGCCGACGCCGACGCCCGTCACGGTGCCCGGGTCGCTGGCACTGACCGGCGGTGACAACGGTTCCGGATTCCTGGCTCTCGCGGTCGCCCTGATCGTCGGCGGAGGGCTCGCGACCGGGATCGCCGCGAAGCGGAGGTCGAGCGCCGCACGCCGCTGACCGCAGCACGAACCCGACAGCGGGTGGTCACCCTGTGGTGACCACCCGCTGTCGGTGCGGTGACGAGATCAGCGGATCGCGTAGACCGCGCTGCCCACGATCACGGCGACGATGGTGGTCCAGCCGATGATCGCGACGGCCTGCCAGATGAGGATGCGCACCTTGCCGACGCCGGCGGCGGCGAGCATCGTGGCGGTGAACTGGGTCGGCAGCAGCAGCGGGCCGAGCAGGCTCACCCCGGGAACGCCGTAGCGCTCGAACGCCCTCTGGAACTTCTCCCTGCGTGCGCCGCCGCGCTCGGACTCCGCGGGGACCGACTCGACGCCGCCGCTCGTGCCGGCGAGCACCGCCTCGCGGCTGCGACTGCGGTTCACGATCGCGGTGCGGGCCCCTGAGCTGGCGATCGCCAGCACGGCCACGCAGAGGAAGTTGCCCACCATCGCCGCGATGGCGGCGACGACGGGGTGGATGCCGCCGATGATGCCGATCGACACGGCGCCCTCTCCCTCGATGAAGGGGATGGCCCCGGCCAGGGCGACGATGAGCGGCTGGACGAGTTCGGGCACCTGGGCGACGAAGCCCTGGAAGGTCTCGATGAGGTTCATGGAGTGCTCCTGACGGTGTGAGCGCCGGAGTCCCCGACGCGATGGATCCAGTTCATCGCGTCCCCTCGCAGAGCGGCAGTGTCGAGCCGTCACTCTTTTCCGGGTGCTTCACCCGCCGCATCCGTGACATCTGTCACGCCCGTATGGTGGGGGCATGCACAGCCCTTCCTCGGTCGTCGAGCCGCTCGGCGATCCGTCGCTCGGAGCCCGTCAGCTCGCCCGCGGGATCACCGCCACCTGGTGGTACACGTTCTCCGCCGTGGTGTTCCTCGAGCTCTTCCTCGTGCTGGTGTGGACACTCGAGGCGTTCGCTGCACCCGGAGACGCGATCGCACCGGTGGTCGTCGGCCTCGGTGGCATCGTCTGGTGGCTGTCGACCATGATCCTTCTCTGGGCCTACCGGCACCGCGTCGACGCCGAGCCGGGCATCCCGTGGGCGCGCATCGTCCCTCCGCTGCTCGTCGCCACGGGGTACGGCGCACTGGCCGGGATCGTGGCAGACAGCTGGCTGCTCGCGCTCATGCCGATCGCGCAGTCGGTCGTGCTCCTCAACTGGCCGCGCGGAGTGCGGCTGCGGATCGTGGTCCTGACGACCGCGCTGCTCTTCGCGCTCGCGTTCATCGACGGGGCCCGCGGCGCGATGGAGCCCGGTGCGCCCGGATGGCTGCCCGCTCTGTATGCCATTCTCATCCCCGCGATGTCGGTGAGTTCGCTCTGGTGGTGGGACGTGCTCGTCACACTCGATCGAGCGAGGGCATCGGAGGCGCGGCTCGCGGCGACCCAGGAACGTCTGCGGGTCGCCACCGATGTGCACGACCTCCAAGGGCATCATCTCCAGGTGATCGCGCTGCAGCTCGAACTCGCCGAGCGACTCATGGGGCGCGATGCCGAGGCTGCCCTCGAGCAGCTGCAGGCCGCCCGGGTGAGCGTCGACGAGGCGCGGCAGGGCACGCGCGATCTCGCGACACGGTTCCGCTCGGTGCCGCTGGGCGACGAGGTGGCCAACGCTCGAGACCTGCTCAGCGCTGCCGGACTCGAGGTGGAGGCAGAGATCGCTACGGATGCCGATGACGCACCGGCATCCGCTCTGGGTCCCGTGATCCGAGAGACGACCACCAACGTGCTGCGCCACGGCGGCGGACGCCACGCGCGGCTCACCCTCACCAGGGTGCCCGAGGGGTGGCGCTACGAGGTCGTGAACGACATGAGCGTCGAGGTCGTCGCCGAGTCTGTCGGCTCGGGGCTCGACGGAGTGCGGCGCCGCATCGCGGAGGTGGGTGGCACGTCGGATGTGCATGCGGCGGGAGGCGATTTCGTCGTCGTGGTGACCGTGCCGGCGGGCGACGATGCGTCGTTCGCTCGAGGAGGTTCACGATGATCCGCGTGCTTCTGGCCGATGACGAGGGGATGATCCGTTCGGCGCTCGCCGCGCTGCTGAGACTCGAGGGCGACATCGAGGTCGTCGCGGAATGCGCCGACGGCGAGCAGGCGGTGGCCGAGGCGCTGCGGTTGATGCCCGACGTGTGCCTGCTCGACCTCGAGATGCCGGGGCTCGACGGCGTCGAGGTCGCCGAGAGGCTGAACAGGTCCATCCCCACCCGCTGCGTCGTCGTGACCCGTCATGCCCGGCCCGGCGTGCTGAGGCGGGCGCTCGCCTCGGGGGTCTCGGGTTTCCTGCCCAAGTCCCGTGGAGCCGATCAGGTCGCCGACGTGATCCGCAGGGTTGCGGCGGGCGCGCGCTATGTGGACCCGGAGATCGCGGCGGATGCGCTCAGCGACGAGCGGTCGCCGTTGACCGATCGTGAACTCGACGTGCTGCGGGCGGGCCGCCGAGGCCAGACGACAGGGCAGATCGCGAAAACGCTGTCGCTGGCGCCCGGCACGGTGCGGAACCACATCTCCGCGGTGCTCGCGAAGCTGTCGGTCGGAACCAGGCAGCAGGCGGTGCTCCTCGCCGAAGAGCGCGGCTGGATCTGAACGCGAGAGCGCTGCGCCCGAGCCGGGAGACGGAGGGCGGGTGAGGCCGTGGGAGGTGGCCCCACCCGCGAGCCACGCGGAAAAGGGGAGAGCGCGGCCCGGACGTGGAGCGAGCGCTTACCCCCAGCCTCACTCCACGTCTCACATGCAAGACCCGCAGATCGCAGGATCGTGACGCGGGTGGCGGAAATCTCCGCAGACCGCGTCGTCAGCGGCCTTCGTGGTGGTCGTGGTGGTCGTGGTGGTCGTGCTCGTGGTCGTGCTCGTCTTCCAGGATCATGCCGACGGATGTCGCGCAGGCGTCGCCCTTCCACGCCTCCACGCCTTCGCGTATGGCGAAGAACGCGATGACGAGTCCGGCGACGGCATCCGCCCACCACCAGCCGAACAGGCTGTTGAGGGCGAGGCCGATCAGCACCGCAGCTGACAGATACGTGCAGATCAGCGTCTGCTTCGAATCGGCGATGGCCGTGGCCGAGCCGACCTCCTGCCCGGCGCGCCGCTCCGCGAGGGACACGAGGGGCATGATGACGACGCTGAGCGCGGTCAGGACGAGTCCGACGGTGCTGTGCGCGGGGCGATCGCCGCTGATCAGCGAGAGTGCCGACGATGCCGCGACGTAGATCGCGAGGGCGAAGAAGGCGACGGCGATCACCCGCAGTGTGGGCTTCTCCCATCGTTCGGGGTCGCGTCGGGTGAACTGCCAGGCGACCGCCGCGGCCGACAGCACCTCGATGCTCGAGTCGAGCCCGAATCCGATCAGAGCCGCGGAGGATGCGACCGACCCGGCCGTGATCGCGACCACCGCCTCGATCAGGTTGTACGCGATGGTGAATGCCACGATGAGCCGGATGCGGCGATGGAGCGTCGCGCGGCGTGCGGGAGTGAGTGCGGTCGTCGTCATCAGCAGGTGCATCCTTCTCCGTCGCAGCAGTCGGGTTCGACGATCAGCACGACCTGCAGCAGTGCGTCGAGGGCCGGCGAGAGATGGGGGTCCGCCAGCTGGTACCTGCTGCGTCGCCCGTCCGGAACGCTCTCGACCAGTCCGCAGCCGCGAAGGCACGAGAGATGATTCGACAGGAGCTGTCGACTGACACCGAGCTGCTCCGCGAGATCGGAGGGATACGCGGGATCGTCGCGGAGCGCCAGCAGGATGGCCGCGCGCGTCGAATCCGACAGAGCGTGCCCCAGCCGGGCGAGTGCTGCGGTGTGGGTGGGCGAAGCCGTGAGAGTCACGGTCATCACAGTACAGCCGATGATGAACTCAGCGAAATCTGAATCGAGCGTCGGCAACATCGGCGAAACGTCCGCTCGGTACCGTGGCACAGGCGACGGACGCCGAGAACGAGGAGACGAGCAGCATGAGCGTGACGATCGAGCGCGTGGCCTGGACGCATCCGGATGCCGAGCGGCTTCGCGCGGCTCAGAGGGTCGAGCTCGACGCTCGCTACGGCAGCGATGATCACGAGCCGGGGATCGTTCCCTCGGCAGACGACGTGCCGGTCTTCCTGCTCGCGCGCGACGCGCACGGAGAGGCGATCGTGTGCGGTGGACTGCGGCTGCTCGACGACGAGGCGCTCAGCGACGGTGTCGCCGAGATCAAACGGATGTACGCCGCCCCGCAGGCGCGTGGCACGGGAGCAGCCACCGCGCTGCTGAGGGCTCTCGAAGGGGCCGCCGGCGAGCTCGGCCTGCGTCTCCTGGTGCTCGAGACCGGCACGGCTCAGCCCGATGCGGTGCGCTTCTACGAACGGGAGGGCTACGCCCCGATCCCGCTCTACGGGCACTACATCGGCAGCGATCTCTCGCTCTGCTTCGCGAAGGCGCTCGCCGCGGCGTGAGCTCCGCAGAGACGAGCCGCCCCGATCAGTCGGCGGGGCCGACGATCACGGCCGACTCGGGCGAGAGCGCGATCATCCGCGCGCCGATCCGGCCGGGGGCCGTCTCGAGCAGCACCCGGGCGTCGGGCTCCAGCTCGAACTCGACCTCCTCGCCGGTGAGGTTCACGAGCACGGAGAGGTGCCCGCGATCGATGCGGTACGCCCGCGCATCCGGAGCTGCATCCCGGTGCGAGACGGTGACGGTCGTGTGCGCCATGTCGGGGTCAGTGAATTCGGCGCGCTCCTGCCGCAGTGAGATCAGGCGGCGGTAGAGATCGAGCAGCTCGGCGTGCGCCGGAGTCAAGACCTCGCTCCAGTCGAGGTGCGAGCGCTCGAACGTCGCCGGATCCTGTGGATCGGGCACCAGCGACGGGTCCCAGCCCATACGGGCGAACTCGGCGATGCGCCCCTCGGCGGTGGCCCGGGCGAGCTCCGGTTCCTTGTGCGAGGTGAAGAACTGCCAGGGCGTCGACGCTCCCCACTCCTCGCCCATGAACAGCATGGGTGTGCCCGGGGCGGTCAAAGTGAGCACTGCGGCGACCGCGAGACGGCCGGGCGACAGCGACGCCGAGAGGCGGTCACCGGCAGCACGGTTGCCGATCTGGTCGTGATCCTGCGCGAAGGTGACGAGGCGCCAGGCGGGGACGCTCGCAGGCAGGGGAGCGCCGTGAGCGCGACCGCGGAACGACGAGTACGTGCCGTCGTGGAAGAAGCCGCCCTCGGAGACCTTGACCATGGCGTCCGGTGCGGCGAAGTCCTCGTAGTAGCCGTCGGTTTCACCGGTGAGGGCCACATGGACGGCGTGATGCCAGTCGTCCGACCACTGCGCCGTGAGTCCGTACCCGCCGGCGTCGCGCGGAAGGATGAGGGTCGGGTCGTTCAGGTCGGACTCCGCGATCAGGCTGAGCGGTCGTTCGAGCCGAGCGGAGAGCGCGTCGACGCGTTCGGCGAGCTCCTGCAGGATGTGCGGCGTGCGCTCGTCCTGGAGCGCATGCACGGCATCGAGACGCAGCCCGTCGACGTGGAAGTCGCGCAGCCACATCAGTGCGTTCTCGATGATGTACTCGCGCACCGCCGACTCGTCGAGGTTCACCGAGTCGCCCCACGCGGTGTGCTCGCCGTCACGCAGGTACGGCCCGAACTCGGGCAGGTAGTTGCCGCTCGGGCCCAGGTGGTTGTAGACCACGTCCTGGATCACTGCGAGGCCGCGGGCGTGCGCGGCATCCACGAGGCGCTGGTAGCCGGCGGGGCCGCCGTAGCCCTCGTGCACCGCGTACCAGAGCACGCCGTCGTAGCCCCAGTTCCACTCGCCGCTGACCGCGTTGACCGGAAGCAGCTCGATGTGCGTGATCCCGAGCCCGACCAGGTGATCGAGGCGCCCGATCAGTGCGTCGAGGGTGCCATCGGGAGTGAACGTGCCCACATGCAGTTCGTAGATGACCGCGCCGTCCAGCGGCCGCCCCGTCCAGCTCGTGTCGGTCCACTCGAAGCGCGAGGCGTCGAACAGGGCGGATGGTCCGTGCACGCCGCGCGGCTGTCGCCGCGATCGGGGATCCGGTCGCAGATCGTGGCTGCCGTCGAGGAGGAAGCCGTACCGCTCGCCCTCTGACATGGCCACGTCGGTCCGCCACCAGCCGGGATCCGATTCGGCAGGCGTCATGTCGTGCTCCGAGATGAGCACGCAGGCAGGGGTCAGCCGACGCAGGCGCACGCTCTGCGCGCGCGGCGCCCAGACAGGGATCACCGATCCTCCACCAGGAGCGCCACCGGATAGGTGTCGAGCAGGTCGGTGAGTCGGACGGGGCCGCCGTCGATCTTCCGACCGGTCAGGACATCCACCGAGGGCAGATCACGATGCATCAGGACGGTGTCGCCCCAACCGCCTCGCCGCGCCAGACCCACCGGCAGTCGAGTGGCGACGGCGATCACGCCGCCTCGATCCATCGCGATCGCATGGTCGGACGCCTCGCCGGCGACGCCCGCGGCACGGTACCGGTCGAAGAGGTCTGCGTGATCGCGCCGCAGCCGCAGGGTTCTCGAGGTGATGAGCATCTTCGCGAGGCCCGAGTCGTCGATCGGAGGGAGGATGCCCTGGGCGGCGTCCTCGTCCAGGAGGCGCAGCAGCGCGGCTCGCTCGGCGAAGTCGACCGGTCGACGGTTGTCGGGGTCGACCAGCGAGTGGTCCCACAGCTCGGTGCCCTGATACACGTCGGGAACACCGGGCGCCGCGAGCTGGAGCAGCTTCGCGGACAGCGAGTTGATGCGGCCGGGGGTGACGATCTCGGCCACGAAGCGCTCGACGATCTCGCGTGCGGGTCCGTTGGCAGCCTCGGCGATCGCCGTGACGCCCTTCTCGAACGCGGCGTCGGGATGCTGCCATCCGGTGGCCTCGGCCGCCTCACGAGCGGCCTTCAGTCCGTACGCGGTCAGCCGTTCGGTCGAGATCGGCCACGCACCCACAGCTGCCTGCCAGAGCAGCGCGTCGAGAGGGCCGTGCCCGGTCGAGGCGACGGCACGGAGCTCCGTCAGAGTCTCGGACCAGCGCTCCGGGACCTCCGCGAGCACCGACAGTCGGGCACGGACGTCCTCGGAGCGCTTCGTGTCGTGCGTCGACAGCGTGGTCATCGAGTGCGGCCAGGAGGCGAGTCGCGAGCGTTGGGCGTCATGGAACGCATCGACTGAGATCGAGCCGATCGAGGGGTCGCCGCCGACCTCGGTCAGCGTTCCCAGTCGGGTGAAACGGTAGAACGCGGTGTCTTCCACGCCCTTCGCCATCACCGCTCCGGTGACCTGCGGGAACCGCTCAGCCACCTCGAGCGTCGTGTCGAAGAGCAGCGGCGCGAGTTCGGCGATCGACTCGGCGAGATCGGGCCGTCGGCGGGCGGCGTCGTCGATCGCGTGCTGCAGGTGTTCGCGCCCCGCCGGCAGATACGCGCGGTACACGGGGAAGCTCGCGACGATCTCGGTCAGAGCATCCTCCGCTCCGACGATGCCGAACGGCAGCGCGCGCACCAGTCGGCGGATCTCGGACTGCAGCAGCTCGTCCGCGATCTTCCGCTTGGTGGTGAGGATCAGGTCGTGCCACGACTGCGCGGCGGGCAGACCGGTCTCCGCACGCAGGTGGGCATCGAGGGCGTCGAGTTCGTCGACGCCGTTCTGGTCGATCAGGACCCTGTCGATCTCGACCAGAGCGTCGTAGCCGGTCGTGCCGTCGGTTCGCCACCAGGAGGGCAGCTCCTCCCCGGGCTCCAGGATCTTCTCGACCAGGGTGTAGGCGGCGCCGGTCACGTCGGCGAGATGCTCCAGATAGTCTCCGGGGTGCGCCAACCCGTCCGGGTGATCCACCCGGAGTCCGTCGGCGAGCCCGTCGGTGATCCACCGGGCGATCTCCCGGTGCGACTCGTCGAAGACATCGGGGAGCTCGACGCGGATGCCCGCGAGCTCTGACACCGCGAAGAAGCGGCGATAGTCGAGGTCGGTGTTCTGGTCTTCCCAGAAGCGCAGTTCGTAGTGCTGGGCGTCGAGGAGAGCCGGAAGGTCGTCGGCCAGAGCTCCCGTCCCGGGAGCCAGAGGCAGCACATGATCGAAGTAGCTCAGGGTCCCGTCCGGCGCATCGTCGGCGGGGGTCGTGTCGATGACGATCTCTCCCGCGGCGAGGGCCTCGGTGGGCGTCGACCCCAGGATCGGCAGCCGCACACGTCCCTCGGCGACACGCTTGTCGACGTCGAAGGCCACGGCGTGACGTGATGCGGCACCGAGCCGCAGCATGTCCCACCACCAGAGGTTGGCGCGCGGGATCGCCACTCCGACGTGGTTCGGCACGATGTCGACCAGGATGCCGAGTCCGGCCGCGCGCGCGGCGGCGGCGAAGCGCTCCAGGCCCTCGGGGCCGCCGCGAGCGTCGTCGACCCGCGAGTGGTCGACGACGTCGTATCCGTGATCAGACCCCGGCACCGCTGCGAGCAGCGGCGAGAGGTACGCCCAGGACACGCCGAGATCGGCGAGGTACTCGGTCACCGCCGCGGCGTCGTCGAGAGTGAACCCGGCGCGGATCTGCAGGCGATACGTCGACCGTGGGCGCTGGGTCATCGAGGCAGCTCCGGGCTCGGTGCGGGTGAGGGCGTCTCGGCGCGCTCGGTCTGGATACGCAGGGAGGCCTCGACGGAGTCGTCCGTCGGCACCTCGGTCTGGTCGACCTCGCGCAGCACCAGCAGGGAGTGCGCCTCGAGAGTCACGGGCGCTCCCGCGTCGAGCGGCTCACCACCCGCCCGGTCGGAGGCGGTGTCGATCGCCACCTCCCAGGCGCGTCCGTGCCGGTCATCCGGAAGCACGGCGTCGATCGCCTCCGCACCGCTGTGGAAGTAGACGAGGAAGTTCTGATCTGCGACGGGCCGGCCGCGGCGGTCCTTCTCGCGGATACCCTGCCCGTTGAGGAACATCCCGATCGCGAGACCGAAGCCGGAGTCCCAATCCTCCGGTTCCATGCGACGTCCGTCGGGTCGCAGCCACACGACGTCGGGGACGCGCTCGCCGTCGTCGGAGCGCACAGGGCGCCCGTCGAAGAAGCGACTGCGCCGGAAGGTCGGATGCGAGCGGCGGAGTCTGGCGACGGCCGCGGTGAACTCGATCAGCGGGCGATCCGCCGCATCCCAGTCGACCCAGGTCAGCTCGTTGTCCTGGGCGTAGCCGTTGTTGTTGCCGTCCTGGGTGCGGCCGAGCTCGTCGCCGTGGGCGATCATCGGCACGCCCTGCGACAGCAGCAGCGTCGCCAGGAAGTTGCGCTGCTGTCGTGCGCGGATGCGGTTCACG contains the following coding sequences:
- a CDS encoding Ig-like domain-containing protein; translation: MTGENIAVRAHGTTIGRGTAIGGEKKALRGRVVSIIVGMVVAVVGMLGAASPAAAAPTVTYPGAISAVALENQHGDGPLGQWQTVRITGEWAVPAGAQAGETFGMTLPDEFSRQAAGVFTITDPVTGEIMANCTVAAGQGPDLVCTLTDAVNGKEDVRGSFWMQATASQSTTSETVSFDLGDTIEIVDLPGDGGVVPVNPAEEEQPYKYGDATATDGLLKWVVGIPSGFVHDGTFTIADTLDAGLTGHHYTGDVRLSQRAVANGVLVGDWTVVDPAKYQMTVADDGGSFDFAASGLPAGGFAYELLYYTQADGPVVKGEVFGNHAIVDTVETSATHTVTESGGGDGSGVVYTTFGISKTLTGAQADAARTATYTVKYSIKGADAPAKTMVVPVGQAVVSDRAPLGSTFVIEEIDLPVISGVTWGAWSISGDGVVDAGNGTYEVTPGSAAGVTLTLTNVANPTPVVKPTPAPTPANVPTPTPTPTPVTVPGSLALTGGDNGSGFLALAVALIVGGGLATGIAAKRRSSAARR
- a CDS encoding small multidrug efflux protein; the encoded protein is MNLIETFQGFVAQVPELVQPLIVALAGAIPFIEGEGAVSIGIIGGIHPVVAAIAAMVGNFLCVAVLAIASSGARTAIVNRSRSREAVLAGTSGGVESVPAESERGGARREKFQRAFERYGVPGVSLLGPLLLPTQFTATMLAAAGVGKVRILIWQAVAIIGWTTIVAVIVGSAVYAIR
- a CDS encoding sensor histidine kinase translates to MHSPSSVVEPLGDPSLGARQLARGITATWWYTFSAVVFLELFLVLVWTLEAFAAPGDAIAPVVVGLGGIVWWLSTMILLWAYRHRVDAEPGIPWARIVPPLLVATGYGALAGIVADSWLLALMPIAQSVVLLNWPRGVRLRIVVLTTALLFALAFIDGARGAMEPGAPGWLPALYAILIPAMSVSSLWWWDVLVTLDRARASEARLAATQERLRVATDVHDLQGHHLQVIALQLELAERLMGRDAEAALEQLQAARVSVDEARQGTRDLATRFRSVPLGDEVANARDLLSAAGLEVEAEIATDADDAPASALGPVIRETTTNVLRHGGGRHARLTLTRVPEGWRYEVVNDMSVEVVAESVGSGLDGVRRRIAEVGGTSDVHAAGGDFVVVVTVPAGDDASFARGGSR
- a CDS encoding response regulator transcription factor encodes the protein MIRVLLADDEGMIRSALAALLRLEGDIEVVAECADGEQAVAEALRLMPDVCLLDLEMPGLDGVEVAERLNRSIPTRCVVVTRHARPGVLRRALASGVSGFLPKSRGADQVADVIRRVAAGARYVDPEIAADALSDERSPLTDRELDVLRAGRRGQTTGQIAKTLSLAPGTVRNHISAVLAKLSVGTRQQAVLLAEERGWI
- a CDS encoding cation diffusion facilitator family transporter, producing the protein MTTTALTPARRATLHRRIRLIVAFTIAYNLIEAVVAITAGSVASSAALIGFGLDSSIEVLSAAAVAWQFTRRDPERWEKPTLRVIAVAFFALAIYVAASSALSLISGDRPAHSTVGLVLTALSVVIMPLVSLAERRAGQEVGSATAIADSKQTLICTYLSAAVLIGLALNSLFGWWWADAVAGLVIAFFAIREGVEAWKGDACATSVGMILEDEHDHEHDHHDHHDHHEGR
- a CDS encoding ArsR/SmtB family transcription factor, with the protein product MTVTLTASPTHTAALARLGHALSDSTRAAILLALRDDPAYPSDLAEQLGVSRQLLSNHLSCLRGCGLVESVPDGRRSRYQLADPHLSPALDALLQVVLIVEPDCCDGEGCTC
- a CDS encoding GNAT family N-acetyltransferase yields the protein MAQATDAENEETSSMSVTIERVAWTHPDAERLRAAQRVELDARYGSDDHEPGIVPSADDVPVFLLARDAHGEAIVCGGLRLLDDEALSDGVAEIKRMYAAPQARGTGAATALLRALEGAAGELGLRLLVLETGTAQPDAVRFYEREGYAPIPLYGHYIGSDLSLCFAKALAAA
- the treZ gene encoding malto-oligosyltrehalose trehalohydrolase; translation: MIPVWAPRAQSVRLRRLTPACVLISEHDMTPAESDPGWWRTDVAMSEGERYGFLLDGSHDLRPDPRSRRQPRGVHGPSALFDASRFEWTDTSWTGRPLDGAVIYELHVGTFTPDGTLDALIGRLDHLVGLGITHIELLPVNAVSGEWNWGYDGVLWYAVHEGYGGPAGYQRLVDAAHARGLAVIQDVVYNHLGPSGNYLPEFGPYLRDGEHTAWGDSVNLDESAVREYIIENALMWLRDFHVDGLRLDAVHALQDERTPHILQELAERVDALSARLERPLSLIAESDLNDPTLILPRDAGGYGLTAQWSDDWHHAVHVALTGETDGYYEDFAAPDAMVKVSEGGFFHDGTYSSFRGRAHGAPLPASVPAWRLVTFAQDHDQIGNRAAGDRLSASLSPGRLAVAAVLTLTAPGTPMLFMGEEWGASTPWQFFTSHKEPELARATAEGRIAEFARMGWDPSLVPDPQDPATFERSHLDWSEVLTPAHAELLDLYRRLISLRQERAEFTDPDMAHTTVTVSHRDAAPDARAYRIDRGHLSVLVNLTGEEVEFELEPDARVLLETAPGRIGARMIALSPESAVIVGPAD
- the treY gene encoding malto-oligosyltrehalose synthase; translated protein: MTQRPRSTYRLQIRAGFTLDDAAAVTEYLADLGVSWAYLSPLLAAVPGSDHGYDVVDHSRVDDARGGPEGLERFAAAARAAGLGILVDIVPNHVGVAIPRANLWWWDMLRLGAASRHAVAFDVDKRVAEGRVRLPILGSTPTEALAAGEIVIDTTPADDAPDGTLSYFDHVLPLAPGTGALADDLPALLDAQHYELRFWEDQNTDLDYRRFFAVSELAGIRVELPDVFDESHREIARWITDGLADGLRVDHPDGLAHPGDYLEHLADVTGAAYTLVEKILEPGEELPSWWRTDGTTGYDALVEIDRVLIDQNGVDELDALDAHLRAETGLPAAQSWHDLILTTKRKIADELLQSEIRRLVRALPFGIVGAEDALTEIVASFPVYRAYLPAGREHLQHAIDDAARRRPDLAESIAELAPLLFDTTLEVAERFPQVTGAVMAKGVEDTAFYRFTRLGTLTEVGGDPSIGSISVDAFHDAQRSRLASWPHSMTTLSTHDTKRSEDVRARLSVLAEVPERWSETLTELRAVASTGHGPLDALLWQAAVGAWPISTERLTAYGLKAAREAAEATGWQHPDAAFEKGVTAIAEAANGPAREIVERFVAEIVTPGRINSLSAKLLQLAAPGVPDVYQGTELWDHSLVDPDNRRPVDFAERAALLRLLDEDAAQGILPPIDDSGLAKMLITSRTLRLRRDHADLFDRYRAAGVAGEASDHAIAMDRGGVIAVATRLPVGLARRGGWGDTVLMHRDLPSVDVLTGRKIDGGPVRLTDLLDTYPVALLVEDR